CCCAGGCATTGGCGGCTGATCCAAGCGATGATGCGGCGCTGGTGCGGCGCATCGTGATATCGGCCATCCGCACAGGCTCGGTGGTCCAGATCCGCGTGTCCGACACCGGCCCTGGTCTTCCCGCCCAGGCCCGGGCGCATCTGTTCAAGCCGTTCAAGGGATCGGCCCGTTCCGGTGGGACCGGCCTGGGCCTTGCAATCGCGCGGGAATTGATTCTGGCCCATGGCGGCTCGATCATGATTGATGAGAGCGTTGCCCGGGGCACCGCCTTCCTGATTGAACTGCCCGATCAGCCCCTGCCGCTCGACACTTTCCGGGCACGCGCCTGAGGCCAGGATAGCGCGCGTTCGAATGTGTTCACCTGAACGCCAAACGCACAAGTACATTTGCAAAGCCCTTCAATGCGGCGCACCCAATCGGAAGCACCGTGCCACAGGGCCAGCGAATTTTGCCTTGGCCGCTTTTTTCACCAAACCCGCTTGCAATCCCCCGCAGTCCGTTTTAGGAGAACGCCTCGCAAGCGAATGCCGCTTGCCACTTGCGCGCCCGTAGCTCAGCTGGATAGAGCACCAGACTACGAATCTGGGGGTCAGAGGTTCGAATCCTTTCGGGCGCGCCATTTTGGCTTCAGAAAATCAGCGGTTTGAGAACAGGCGTGCCGAGCGCCAAGCTGTTCGGCCATGTAGAAGGTCAGTGAAGCGCCTGAATCGAAGCAGGGCTCCGGGGGTCAAAGGTTTTCTTTGATCAGGATCTCGATTCGGATTTTTTCCTGCGAAGCCAATGGAATTCGTTGATCGTTGCGGGCCTTGAGGATTCGGATGGCGCTTCTCACCAGGTGCCCGGAATTTTGCGCAATCACGGCATCAATGTCGCCGTTTCTGAGCGCGGCTTCGGTAAAGGGGGTGCGTTCGTGAACAATCTTCACCAGCGGCTTTGTGGCGACCCTTGCTATTTCGCCAACAGGAATGCGGGCTTCGGCACTCATCACATAGAGGCCCGTAATATCAGGATGGTTGGCGAAAACAGTTTCGAAAATGCGTCTTGTTCTCGCTGTGTCACCGCGCGTTTCCACCGATGGCAGCGGCAGCAGTCCGGGATATTCGCGATTGATGACCTCATCGAAGCCAAGCCGCCGTTCAATGCTGTCATGCGCCTGCATGGTCTCGGAGACAACAAGGATCTTGCCCTTCCGGCCACCCGAAAAACGCCCGATCAGCTGCGCTGCGGTGGCGCCCGCGGCGTGATTGTTGATCCCGACGAAATCATGGCTGCCGGCCTTTGGCTGGCCCGCCAGAAACTGAACCACCTCAATGCCGCGCTCCAGCAGCCGGTTGATTGCATCGCGAACCTGGGGTGACTCCGGCGCCATGATGGCAATGCCCTGTGTCGTCTCCGCATCAAGCCCACCCAGATAGGCCGCCAGCTTGTAGGGATCGTCGACAGGCAGCCGAGTGGCCGCGACATCCGCCAATTCATCGACAAAGGATTTCTTGGCCTCTTCGATGTGCTTGACCAGGACATCAAGAAACTGGTCGCCATGATCGGGGAGCAGAAAGCGGAACTGGTAGCTTTTCTTGCGCGCCAGATTGACCGCCGCAAGGTTGCGGACAAAGCCAATTCTCTCAATGGCTTCGTTGACCTTTGTGACTGTCCGCGGCCTGACGCCGGGGCGACCGTTCAAGACCCGGTCAATGGTCGCGAGGCTAACCCCCGCTTCAACCGCCAAGTCTTTTGCTGTTGGTCTCATCTGCCTCAAATGTCCCGATCAAATGGATTCGCCACGAACGGCTTGAGCTGATTTGTTCAACAAAATGAGCAGGAAATCAACTTTTGAGGTGCGCACCTCAAAAAAACCTTGCAATGAGGTGCGCACCTCATTACGGTTCTTAACAGGAGAGATCCCGTCATTCTGGCGGGGGTGTTAAATGGGAGGAATACCAGTCATGAAAAACAGGATGATGAATTCTGCTGCCACCATCGGTCTGCTGTTCGGCGCGGGTTTTGCTGGTGCGACGCTAACCACGACGTCCGCGCAGGCTGCGGACTTGACCCTTTGCTGGGCGGCCTGGGATCCGGCCAACGCCCTTGTCGAAATGAGCAAGGATTTCGAGGCCCAGTCCGGCCACAATATGAGCTTTGAATTCGTTCCCTGGCCCAACTTTGCCGACCGCATGCTCAATGAGCTGAATTCCGGTGGCAAGCTTTGCGACCTGCTGATCGGTGACAGCCAGTGGATCGGTGGCGCTGCCGAGAACGGCCAGTATGTCAAATTGAATGACTTCTTCGACCAGGAAGGCATCAAGATGGATGACTTTCTTCCCGCGACCGTGACCGGTTATGCGGAATGGCCGAAGAATACTCCGAACTACTATGCGCTGCCCGCCTATGCCGACGTGGTTGGCTGGACCTATCGCAAGGACTGGTTCGAGCGTCCTGAACTGCAGGCCGAGTTCAAGGAGAAGTACGGCCGCGATCTCGACGTGCCGAAGAACCTTGCGGAACTCAAGGACATCGGCGAGTTCTTCCAGGGCCGTGAAATCGACGGCAAGACTGTCTATGGCGCGGCCATCTACACCGAACGCGGCTCGGAAGGCATCACCATGGGTGTGACCAACGCGCTCTACAATTACGGCTTCCTGTATGAAAACCCGGACAAGCCCTACGATCTGGAAGGGTTCGTGAACTCAGCCGGCGCAATCGAAGGTCTCGAATACTACAAGGCCCTGTATGATTGCTGCACGCCTCCTGGCGCGTCCGACGCCTACATGTCCCAGAACATCGACGCTTACAAATCCGGACAGGTCGCCATGCAGATGAACTTCGCGTTCATCTGGCCGGGCGTGGAAGCTGATCCGAATGTCGGCGGTGGCAAGTCAGGCTATTTTGCCAATCCGGCGGGTCCCGCAGGTCAGTACGCCCAGCTCGGTGGCCAGGGCATCTCCGTTGTTGCCAATTCCGACAACAAGGACGCGGCACTGGAATACATCAAGTGGTTTGCGCAAAAGGACGTCCAGCAGAAATGGTGGGACGTGGGCGGCGCATCCGCGATGCGTGCGGTTGTCGAAGATCCCGGTTTCGCCAGCAGCCAGCCTTTCGCGCAGACGTTCCTCGACTCCATGGCGATCGTGAAGGACTTCTGGGCCGAACCTGCCTACGCATCCCTGCTGCTGCCGATGCAGGAGCGCATTCACAACTATGTTGTGGCTGGCAATGGCACCGCAAAGGAAGCCTTGGACGGACTGGTCAAGGACTGGGATGAAGTCTTTGAAGATGAGGGCAAGAAGTAAGCCTTAACCCCGTGTACTCCTCCCACAGGGTCGCGAGGCCGGAACCAGGGTGTTTCGGCCTCGCATGTGGGGACTAGGTGAAAGCAATGGCAGAAACTGTAATAGACCGAGCAGCCCGGGCTACCCCGCCCGTTATGGCGAAAAAGGTAAAGGGGCTTTCCGACAGGGCAATCGCCTGGATCTTTGTTGCTCCGACAATTTTCATCCTTTTGGCGATCAACATTTTCCCGCTGATCTGGACCATTTATCTGAGCTTCACCAATTTTCGGGTGAACCGCCCGAACAATGCCATCGAATGGGTGGGATTGCGAAACTATGAGCGAATCCTGGGCGATCCGGATGTCTGGATCACGATGCAGGCAACCGCGCATTTCCTGATCTGGACCATTGTCTGCCAGGTCCTGATCGGCTTTACACTTGCCTATCTCATCAACAAGAAATTCCGCGGCAACGATCTCTGGACCACGATCATCGTCTTCCCGATGATGCTGTCGCCCGCTGTGGTCGGCAATTTCTGGACCTTCCTCTATCAGCCGCAAATCGGCCTGTTCAATTACATCGTCGGCTTTGTCACCGGCGCCGATCCTTCGAGCTTTTCCATGATCGGCGAGGTGTCTCTCGCACCCTGGGCCATCGTCATCGTTGACACCTGGATGTGGACGCCCTTCGTCATGCTGATCTGTCTTGCCGGACTGAGATCCATTCCCGACAGCATCTATGAAGCGGCGGAGTGCGACCGCGCCAGCAAATGGCGGCAGTTCTGGACCATCACGATCCCGATGATCCTGCCGTTCCTGATGCTGGCCGTGCTGTTCCGCGGCATCGAGAATTTCAAGATGTTTGACCTGGTCGTGCAACTGACCGGTGGCGGGCCTGGCAACACGACCACGCTGACATCCATCGATCTCAAGCGCGAAGCTTTCGAGAAATGGCGGACGGGTTATTCCTCCGCCTACGCTGTCATTCTCTTCGTCACGGTGTTTGGACTGGCGTCCATCTACGTGAAGGCGCTCAACAAGGTGAAACAGAGATGAGCTTTTCCGTCACCGAGCCGTCTACACGGCAAAAATGGGTCGCCGGCATCCTGGTCGTTGGCTATGCGCTGATCACCATGCTGCCGCTGCTCTGGATTGTTGCAACAGGCTTCAAATCGTCCACCGACTCCATCGCATACCCGCCCAAGATCCTGTTCGAGCCGACGGTTGAGGGCTATGTGAATGTGTTCACAACCCAAACCCGGCTGAGCAATGACATGGCCGAGGAGCCGCGCGAGGATCTGCCCTGGTACGAGCAGCTGGTGCGCGAAAAGGGCAATACGATTGTCGGTGCCTCGCGTTATTCCGAGCGCTTCTTCAATTCGGTCATCATCGGCTTCGGGTCGACATTCTTCGCGATCGTACTGGGAACCGCGGCAGCCTATGCCTTCTCGCGGTTCAAGGTTCCGCTGAAAGACGATCTGCTGTTCTTCATTCTCTCCACCCGGATGATGCCGCCGATTGCGGTCGCCATTCCGATCTTCCTGATGTTCAGGAATCTCGGGCTCAATGACACCCATGCGGGCATGATCCTGCTCTACACCGCGATCAACCTGTCGCTGGCGGTCTGGCTGATCAACGGCTTCATTGACGAGATCCCGATCGAGTATGAGGAAGCGGCCCTGATCGATGGTTACACCCGGTTCCAGGCGTTCTACAAGGTGGTCCTGCCGCAGGCGGCAACCGGGATCGCATCGACTGCCATCTTCTGCCTGATCTTTGCCTGGAACGAATATGCGCTTGCCGTGCTTCTGACATCGGGCACGGCGCAGACCGCGCCGCCCTTCATCCCCACGATCATCGGCGTTGGCGGTCAGGATTGGCCGGCTGTCGCGGCAGGCGCAACGATCTTCCTGGTCCCTGTGATGGTGTTTACAATCCTGTTGCGCAAGCACCTGCTTCGCGGCATCACCTTCGGCGCGGTGCGCAAATGACAAATTTCATCAACGGCCTGCTCCGCTTCAGGCGGGGTTCCTGGGAAATGCTGGCGTCGGTTCTGATTGCCTTGGGTGTGGTCATGCTGATGCAGCCCTTCGTGCTGTGGCTGTTCAGCTATTCCTTCATCGTCACACTTGTCGGCACGGTGATGTTTATCATCGTCAGCCATTTTCCGGAGTAACCCATGGCGCAGATCATGATTAAGAATGTGCGCAAGGACTTCGGGACCTTCACGGCGGTCAAATCCTCGACCTTCACCATCGAGGACGGCGAATTCTTCATGCTGCTGGGACCGTCGGGCTGTGGCAAGACCACCACCCTGCGGATGATGGCCGGGCTCGAATTGCCCACCAGCGGGGAAATCTACATCGACGGCGAAGAGGTGGGCATGAAGCCCGCCAGCCAGCGCGACATTGCCTTCGTGTTCCAGATGTTCGCGCTCTACCCGCACATGAATGTCGGCAAGAACATCTCCTATCCGCTTGTGAGCCAGGGCATGCCCAGGGCCCAGGTGAAGAAGAAGGTCGCGGAAGTGGCCGAGATATTGGGGATCACGGATATCCTCCACCGCCCAGTAGGCGGCCTGTCGGGCGGTGACCGTCAGCGTGTCGCGCTGGGCCGCGCCATCGTGCGCGATCCCAAGGCCTTCTTCATGGACGAGCCGCTTGGCGCGCTCGATGCCGAGTTCCGTGAGCGCATGTCCGAAGAGTTGCGCGCGCTGCACGATCGCATGGGTGCGACGACGGTCTATGTGACCCACGATCAGCTCGAAGCCATGCAGATGGGCGACAAGATCGTGGTGATGAACCACGGCGTGGTCGAGCAGTTCGGCCGGCCGCAGGAGATCTACGACTGGCCGTCAACGATGTTCGTCGCCGGATTTCTGGGCTCACCCGCGATGAACTTCCTTGAGTTCGAAGGTGCGCTCGACACCAATCAGACCAGCATTCATATACATGGCAGCGACTTTTCGATCCCGCCTTTGCTCGAAGGTGCCAGGGGCAAGCTCGCGCTCGGCGTGCGGCCCGAGCATGTCCGGTTCTCCGATTCAAGCAGCTACAAGGGGGAAGTGCTTGCGACCGAGTATCTCGGCACCACCCAGATCGTGACCATCGCCACCCCGAACGGAACCATCAAGTCCCGGATGAGCGCGGCGCAGCCTGTCACGGTTGGCGAAATGCCAGGCCTGGAATTCGATTCCCGCACACTATCGATCTTCAATGTCGAGACGGGCCAGGCCTTGTTGTCACAGGCCAATCAGGAGGTCCTGCGACATGGCTGAAGTCGTTCTGAAAGATGTGACCAAGCGCTTCGGCGCGGATGTGGCGCTCGACAATGTCAGCATGACCGTTCCCGATGGGTCGTTTGTCGTTCTGCTGGGGCCGACAGGTGCGGGCAAGACGACCACCCTGCGAATGATATCGGGCCTCGACAAACCGGATTCCGGAGAAATCCTGATCGGTGGCCAGTCAATGGCGGGGCTCACTCCGGCTCAGCGCAACGTGGCCATGGTCTTCCAGCAGTACTCGCTCTATCCGCATCTCACCGTGCGCGAGAATCTGGAATTCCCGCTCAAGTCGCCGCTTCTTAAGACACCCGCCGATGAGATCGCGCGCAAGATCAAGGAAGTCGCCGAGGTCCTGCAGATCTCCCACAAGCTCGACAACAAGGCGACCGCCCTCTCCGGTGGCGAGATGCAGCGGGTTTCCATCGGACGAGCCCTGGTCCGGACACCCGCAATCTACCTGATGGACGAGCCCCTGAGTTCGCTGGACGCCAAACTGCGTGCCGATCTGCGCATCGAGTTGAAGCGCATTCAATCCAATTCCGGCGCGACGCTTTTGTATGTGACCCACGACCAGATCGAAGCGATGACCATGGCGACCCATGTTGGCGTTCTCGACCGCGGCAAGCTGGTGCAGTTCGGCAGCCCGCGGGAGATCTATGAGAACCCGGTCAGCATCTACGCCGCAAGCCGCCTCGGCCAGCCCAGGGTCAACATCCTGCCGGCCTCGCTATTTGGCGGCGCGCCCGGCAATGCCGACAAGATCGGCCTGCGACCGGAACAGATTGTCCAAGGCGAGGGCGAAGACAGCCTGGTGACCCGTGTCGAACATCTCGGCGACCAGACGCGATTGCATCTCAGTTTCAAGAGCCATGACCTGGTGACTGTGACCGATGCGCACACAGAACTAAGCGAAGGCGACACGGTGAAGATACGGCCTGAGAAGCCATTCTATTTCGATGCGCTGGGCGACCGGATTGCTTAGTCCGGCCCCGCTCCTTTTCAAACGGAAGACGCTTTCAACCGTTGTCTGAATAAACACCCGGAGGACCATTCAATGACCCAGTTTATGAACCAGAAGGAAAGCATCGTCACCGATGCCGTTGATGGTATTGTCGCGACATCCGGAGGCAAGCTTGCCCGATTGGATGGGTATCCGCACATCCGGGTTGTGGTGCGCAATGATTGGGACAAGTCGAAGGTGGCGCTGGTCTCGGGCGGCGGTTCCGGCCATGAGCCTGCGCATGCGGGATTTGTCGGTGCGGGATTGCTGACCGCCGCAGTCTGCGGCGATGTGTTTGCGTCCCCTTCTGTGGACGCCGTTCTGGCGGGCATTCTGGCTGTGACTGGACCTGCCGGGTGTCTGCTGATCGTCAAGAACTACACCGGCGACCGGCTGAATTTCGGATTGGCGGCCGAGCGTGCCAAGGCCTTTGGTCTTGATGTCAGCATGGTTGTTGTCGATGACGATGTGGCTCTGCCGGATCTGCCGCAGGCACGCGGCGTGGCCGGCACCCTCTTCGTGCACAAGATCGCCGGTGCGATGGCCGAAGCGGGCGCCAGCCTCGATGAGATCACCGCCCGCGTCGAAAACGTCATCGCTGGCACAAAGACGATCGGCATGTCGCTCGACACCTGCACGGTTCCGGGTTCTCCCAAGGAAGCCCGCATCCCCAAAGGCATGGCCGAACTGGGCCTTGGCATCCATGGCGAAGCCGGTGTCGAGCAGATTCAGTACACCGATGCCCGACAGGCGATGGATGCCGTCTGCGCCAAGCTTGCCTCGCATATGGGGGCTGGCAGTCACGTGGCGTTGCTCAACAATCTCGGCGGAACATCTGTGCTTGAAATGGCCGTCCTGGCCAATGAACTGGCAAGATCAGAGATCGCTGGAAAACTGAAATGGATCATCGGCCCGGCCGCAATGGTCACCTCACTGGACATGCGTGGCTTCTCCGTTTCGGTTTATCCGGCCACCAATGAAGACCTGCAAGCCCTATCTGAGCCAACCTCGCTTGCGGCCTGGCCCGGAGTTGCCGGGATTGCCCCGGTCACGGTGCTCAATCTGCCAGACGGCCTGGCGCCGATCAAACCGCTTGCTTCCGAGCATGCTGAAACGCGGACATTTCTGACCCAATGCTGCGAGATCCTGATCGCATGCGAAAGCGATCTCAATGTGCTGGATGCAAAATCCGGCGATGGCGACACCGGCTCGACGCTTGCAGGGGCGGCCCACGCCTTGATCGCGTCGATGGACACGCTTCCGCTGGCGGATCACACCCAGCTCTATCGCGCCCTTGGCCAGGAGCTCAGCCAGACCATGGGCGGGTCTTCAGGCGTGTTGCTGGCGATCTTCTTCGCCGCCGCAGGCGACGCCGCATCGAGCGGTCTGTCCATGACCGGAGCGCTGAAGGCCGGCCTTGCGAGGATGCAGGAAATCGGCGGCGCGGACCTTGGCGACCGGACCATGGTGGATGCGCTTCATCCGGCCCTCGACGCGCTGGACGAAAGCCTCGCCGCGGCAGCGAAGGCTGCCCGGGCCGGTGCGGACCATACCTCGACCATGATCAAGGCAAATGCCGGCCGTGCGGCCTATATCAATGCGCAGCAGCTTGAGGGTCACACCGATCCCGGTGCGGAAGCCGTTGCCCGCCTGTTTGAGCATTTGCGGGGCTGAGCGGCGTAAGGCCACAAGAGCACTTGCGGCCCCGGCGCCTGTTTCAGGTCTCTCGAGCGGTAGGCTCGAGGCCAATCGAATTGTCACCCTGTCGCCTGTTCCGGGTTTTGGCCGCTGGTTATAGCAGCCCGCTGTAATCAGCCGAATGCCGATGATGTCGAGGATGCGATGCAATCGGGCGAACTTGGCGGGCCCAAGAACCAGCTACAATGGCTGCGTCAACGAGCAGGCCATTATCTGGTCAACTAGAGGAGCTGCTATGGCTGTCTCGGGATCTGGTGATGCGTTTCCATTTCAAGAATTGCGCGATGGAGTATGATATCCGTACCGGTGCCGACCTGTTGGAAAACAGCGTGCGTCAGTCTTGCGGGGTGATGGTGAATTGTCTTTGCGATCTCAGGAAAATCAGTCGGTTCCACGAGAGGGCGCCGGGAACCACACGGTCTTTACCTCCATCGAAGCAGGTACGCTGGCCGGTGCGGCGGCCGCAAACAGCAATGGCAGGAAATGAAAATGGCTGACAACTATCTTTTTGACAGTTTGCTCGCCGCCAAACTGGCTTCAGCAGAAGGCCGAAACGCTCTGTTTGCGACGCTCCCCGAGGATGGTCGCCGATATTCCTATGGCGATGTCGAGGAGGTCTCCGGCCGTTTCGCCAATGTGCTGGTGGGCCTGGGCGTCAACCCCGGCGACCGGGTCGCCGTGCAGGTGCCGAAATCCATCGAATCCATCATGCTCTATCTCGCCGTGGTCCGTGCCGGCGCCGTCTTCCTGCCACTCAACACAGGCTACACACCGGTGGAGATCGAGTATTTCCTGGGCAACGCCACGCCACGCATCTTTGTCTGCGACCCGAAAAAACGCGCCGACTATGAGGCGTTGACGTCCAGCCTTGGCATCGGGCTTGAAACCATGGGGGTCTGGCAGAATCATGAGACCAGCGCCGGCTCGCTTCCCGACGCCGGGCTTGCCGCGCCCACCGTGTTCGACACCGTTTCAAGGTCGGCCGACGACCTCGCCGCCATACTCTACACCTCCGGCACCACCGGGCGTTCGAAAGGCGCGATGCTGAGCCATGCCAATCTGGTGTCCAATGCCGAAACCCTTGCCGATGTCTGGCACTTCACCAAGGATGATGTGCTTCTGCACGCGCTGCCGATCTTTCACACTCACGGTCTGTTCGTGGCCACCAATGTGACCTTGAGCGCCGGCGCCTCACTGATCTTCCTGTCCGGCTTTAGCGCCGAGACGATCATCACAAACATTCCCGGCGCCACCAGCCTGATGGGTGTGCCGACCTTCTACACGCGGCTGCTTGATGAGCCGGGTTTCACTGCCGACCTGGTCAAGCACATGCGTCTGTTCGTTTCCGGCAGCGCTCCGCTGCTGGCCGAAACCCATGTGCAGTTCGAACAGTGCACCGGCCATCGCATTCTCGAACGCTATGGCATGACAGAAACCAACATGAACACCTCCAACCCCTATGACGGCGAACGGCGGGCTGGCACGGTTGGTTTTCCGCTGCCTGGCGTCGACCTGCGCATCGTCGATGCCGAGACCGGAAAGGCGTTGCCTCAGGGCGAAATCGGCATCATCGAGGTCAAGGGTCCGAACGTGTTTTCCGGCTACTGGCAGATGCCGGAAAAGACCAGGGAGGAATTCCGCGAGGACGGCTTCTTCATTACCGGTGATGTCGGTGTCATTGATGTTGATGGTTATGTTCAGATCGTCGGGCGCTCCAAGGACCTGATCATTTCCGGCGGCTATAACATCTATCCCAAGGAACTGGAGCTGCTGCTCGACGAGGACGAGGGTGTTCTCGAATCCGCTGTCATCGGCGTGCCCCATCCTGATTTCGGCGAAGCGGTGGTGGCGGTGCTGGTGCCCAAGCCGGCCGCGAAGCTTGATGAGGCTGGAATTATGGAAAGCATCCAGTCGAAGATCGCCCGCTTCAAGCAACCCAAGCGCATCGTTGTTCTCGATGAACTGCCACGCAACACGATGGGCAAAGTTCAGAAGAACGTTCTGCGCGACACCTACAAGGCGCTGTTCTCAGCCTGAAACGGGGAGGCAATGGCCAAACGGCTGACGCATCTGCCGTTTCGTGTTGAGCGGATTCGTGCCCGAAGGCGGCACCATGAGAGACCATTGGCGTCTCGCGGTCGGCAGGCATCACCAAATCAAAACCGTCCCTGCAGAAATCGAGGGCCAGTTCAGCCGTCGGCGGGGCCTGCGAACTCGAGGTGAACCTTGACCGAGCGCGACCGGTCACCGGCGGCGGCAAAGGCTACGGTGGCCTGGTCCAGCGGATAACGTCCGGTGATCATCGGCCGGACATCAATGCGGCCTGTGGTGATGGCCTCGACGGCCTCGGCAAACTCTTCATGAAAGCGGTGCGTGCCCTGCAGGCGGATTTCCTTGCCGACAAGCGCGTTGACCGGCATCGGCGTGTCACCCGCCACGCCCACCTGGACCAGCACGCCGCGCGGACGCAATGCGGCCACCGCGCTCTTGATCGCAGGTGCGGCCGCAGAGCATTCGAAGGCCAGGTGGAAATGGCCCTTGTCGGCGCCATAGCGTTCCATCTCGGCGCCATCGCGGGCGACATTGATGGTGTGGGTGGCGCCCATCTGGCGCGCCACGTCGAGCACGGCATCTTCAAGGTCGGTGACCACAACTTCCGCAGCCCCTGCGTTGGCGGCAATTGCCGCGCACAGAGTGCCGATGGGACCGGCGCCTGTGACGAGCACCCGCTTGCCGGCAATCTCTCCCGCCATCCTGGCTGCGTGAAGGCAGACCGCCAGCGGTTCCGCGCAGGCGACAGCCCCCAGATCAGCGCCTTGCGGGAGTCGGATGCATTGCTCGGCCTGGACAATGATCTTGTCGCGAAACAGGCCTTGTTCGTGGGGCAGGCGCATTGCCGAGCCGCTGAAGCGCATCTCGAGGCAATGCATCGGCAGGCCTTCCGCGCAGTAGCCGCAGGTTCCGCAAGGCCGGCTCGGGTTGATCGCGACGCCATCACCAGCGGCCAGTCCCGTAACGCCGGGGCCAATGGAAAGCACCTGGCCGGAAGCCTCGTGGCCAAGAATGATCGGCTCGCGCACACGGATCGTGCCGATGCCGCCATCGGAGACATAATGCATGTCCGACCCGCAAATTCCGCCGGCGGCGATCGCCAGCAGCACCTCACCCTCCTGCGGAGCTGCGACGTCGTCGGTTTCAATGCGAAGATCGTTTTGGCCG
The DNA window shown above is from Hoeflea phototrophica DFL-43 and carries:
- a CDS encoding ABC transporter ATP-binding protein, encoding MAEVVLKDVTKRFGADVALDNVSMTVPDGSFVVLLGPTGAGKTTTLRMISGLDKPDSGEILIGGQSMAGLTPAQRNVAMVFQQYSLYPHLTVRENLEFPLKSPLLKTPADEIARKIKEVAEVLQISHKLDNKATALSGGEMQRVSIGRALVRTPAIYLMDEPLSSLDAKLRADLRIELKRIQSNSGATLLYVTHDQIEAMTMATHVGVLDRGKLVQFGSPREIYENPVSIYAASRLGQPRVNILPASLFGGAPGNADKIGLRPEQIVQGEGEDSLVTRVEHLGDQTRLHLSFKSHDLVTVTDAHTELSEGDTVKIRPEKPFYFDALGDRIA
- a CDS encoding carbohydrate ABC transporter permease codes for the protein MAETVIDRAARATPPVMAKKVKGLSDRAIAWIFVAPTIFILLAINIFPLIWTIYLSFTNFRVNRPNNAIEWVGLRNYERILGDPDVWITMQATAHFLIWTIVCQVLIGFTLAYLINKKFRGNDLWTTIIVFPMMLSPAVVGNFWTFLYQPQIGLFNYIVGFVTGADPSSFSMIGEVSLAPWAIVIVDTWMWTPFVMLICLAGLRSIPDSIYEAAECDRASKWRQFWTITIPMILPFLMLAVLFRGIENFKMFDLVVQLTGGGPGNTTTLTSIDLKREAFEKWRTGYSSAYAVILFVTVFGLASIYVKALNKVKQR
- a CDS encoding dihydroxyacetone kinase subunit DhaK; the protein is MTQFMNQKESIVTDAVDGIVATSGGKLARLDGYPHIRVVVRNDWDKSKVALVSGGGSGHEPAHAGFVGAGLLTAAVCGDVFASPSVDAVLAGILAVTGPAGCLLIVKNYTGDRLNFGLAAERAKAFGLDVSMVVVDDDVALPDLPQARGVAGTLFVHKIAGAMAEAGASLDEITARVENVIAGTKTIGMSLDTCTVPGSPKEARIPKGMAELGLGIHGEAGVEQIQYTDARQAMDAVCAKLASHMGAGSHVALLNNLGGTSVLEMAVLANELARSEIAGKLKWIIGPAAMVTSLDMRGFSVSVYPATNEDLQALSEPTSLAAWPGVAGIAPVTVLNLPDGLAPIKPLASEHAETRTFLTQCCEILIACESDLNVLDAKSGDGDTGSTLAGAAHALIASMDTLPLADHTQLYRALGQELSQTMGGSSGVLLAIFFAAAGDAASSGLSMTGALKAGLARMQEIGGADLGDRTMVDALHPALDALDESLAAAAKAARAGADHTSTMIKANAGRAAYINAQQLEGHTDPGAEAVARLFEHLRG
- a CDS encoding ABC transporter substrate-binding protein; its protein translation is MKNRMMNSAATIGLLFGAGFAGATLTTTSAQAADLTLCWAAWDPANALVEMSKDFEAQSGHNMSFEFVPWPNFADRMLNELNSGGKLCDLLIGDSQWIGGAAENGQYVKLNDFFDQEGIKMDDFLPATVTGYAEWPKNTPNYYALPAYADVVGWTYRKDWFERPELQAEFKEKYGRDLDVPKNLAELKDIGEFFQGREIDGKTVYGAAIYTERGSEGITMGVTNALYNYGFLYENPDKPYDLEGFVNSAGAIEGLEYYKALYDCCTPPGASDAYMSQNIDAYKSGQVAMQMNFAFIWPGVEADPNVGGGKSGYFANPAGPAGQYAQLGGQGISVVANSDNKDAALEYIKWFAQKDVQQKWWDVGGASAMRAVVEDPGFASSQPFAQTFLDSMAIVKDFWAEPAYASLLLPMQERIHNYVVAGNGTAKEALDGLVKDWDEVFEDEGKK
- a CDS encoding LacI family DNA-binding transcriptional regulator, whose amino-acid sequence is MRPTAKDLAVEAGVSLATIDRVLNGRPGVRPRTVTKVNEAIERIGFVRNLAAVNLARKKSYQFRFLLPDHGDQFLDVLVKHIEEAKKSFVDELADVAATRLPVDDPYKLAAYLGGLDAETTQGIAIMAPESPQVRDAINRLLERGIEVVQFLAGQPKAGSHDFVGINNHAAGATAAQLIGRFSGGRKGKILVVSETMQAHDSIERRLGFDEVINREYPGLLPLPSVETRGDTARTRRIFETVFANHPDITGLYVMSAEARIPVGEIARVATKPLVKIVHERTPFTEAALRNGDIDAVIAQNSGHLVRSAIRILKARNDQRIPLASQEKIRIEILIKENL
- a CDS encoding carbohydrate ABC transporter permease; this translates as MSFSVTEPSTRQKWVAGILVVGYALITMLPLLWIVATGFKSSTDSIAYPPKILFEPTVEGYVNVFTTQTRLSNDMAEEPREDLPWYEQLVREKGNTIVGASRYSERFFNSVIIGFGSTFFAIVLGTAAAYAFSRFKVPLKDDLLFFILSTRMMPPIAVAIPIFLMFRNLGLNDTHAGMILLYTAINLSLAVWLINGFIDEIPIEYEEAALIDGYTRFQAFYKVVLPQAATGIASTAIFCLIFAWNEYALAVLLTSGTAQTAPPFIPTIIGVGGQDWPAVAAGATIFLVPVMVFTILLRKHLLRGITFGAVRK
- a CDS encoding ABC transporter ATP-binding protein — protein: MAQIMIKNVRKDFGTFTAVKSSTFTIEDGEFFMLLGPSGCGKTTTLRMMAGLELPTSGEIYIDGEEVGMKPASQRDIAFVFQMFALYPHMNVGKNISYPLVSQGMPRAQVKKKVAEVAEILGITDILHRPVGGLSGGDRQRVALGRAIVRDPKAFFMDEPLGALDAEFRERMSEELRALHDRMGATTVYVTHDQLEAMQMGDKIVVMNHGVVEQFGRPQEIYDWPSTMFVAGFLGSPAMNFLEFEGALDTNQTSIHIHGSDFSIPPLLEGARGKLALGVRPEHVRFSDSSSYKGEVLATEYLGTTQIVTIATPNGTIKSRMSAAQPVTVGEMPGLEFDSRTLSIFNVETGQALLSQANQEVLRHG